One segment of Panulirus ornatus isolate Po-2019 chromosome 33, ASM3632096v1, whole genome shotgun sequence DNA contains the following:
- the LOC139759569 gene encoding LOW QUALITY PROTEIN: venom phosphodiesterase-like (The sequence of the model RefSeq protein was modified relative to this genomic sequence to represent the inferred CDS: inserted 1 base in 1 codon): MISGMNPWHIAIITAISSSLVVALVVTLSLTLGGETLPSRLDPSQCPADYGHRPVLLVSLDGFRADYLQRGLTPTIQRMAENGVHSPFMMSSFPTVTFSNHYSIVTGLYPESHGIISNYFFDPVFQANFSLRTXVKFNGTWWGGEPIWNTLARHGKKSATFFWPGSDADIQGMHPTYWRKYERSVPYRNRVQQVLEWLSLTADERPAWVCLYLNEPDHEGHATGPYSPQLNEKLQVVDNEISRLMKGLAERQLEHCVNILVVSDHGMAQSGPDKVISLERYVPEIDMEADVFSGASPGIRLRNDNEETKLDILQRLSCQEKMRVFRREDLPKRLHYTNNRRINDLVLHLDPGYSVEDINPNNRKKRPDHGYHGYDYYFPEMNALFVGYGPDLQHGLEVEPFHNIELYNLMTILTGVAPVPNNGTWGALHHLLANPPPNPTIAKEVQPPALCCSGNGAESQASADCDCNLAGDKGWLSALVMTASQREEAEARHLPWGTPHSATLKADMVLLHHLSHVTGYSQLLKVPLWTSFTVEDKPFETPLAAWSSDPRLKPSAAPSLTDFSTLANFTMTPLFPPWLAGSPTFLRERNDPGDGNHGEVPYLVSNGVAMSNQLAERWRRLVEQMIPRWFDKHGPINVVLGPVYDADDDSHHDNLVVLRTPAVPTDMFAVVTRCMKKVTSLDLCPHQSLDAISFIFPQFQAVTNCLSAERYAQIFSAEVRDVELATGLTFFPALTFPDRVRVILRVHPDLWGSDMAK, from the exons ATGATCTCAG GAATGAACCCGTGGCACATCGCCATCATCACAGCC ATTAGCTCATCGCTGGTGGTGGCCTTAGTGGTGACTCTGTCTTTGACCTTAGGTGGAGAAACCCTTCCGAGTCGCTTAGATCCTTCGCAATGCCCCGCCGACTATGGTCACCGCCCAGTTCTCCTCGTCTCTCTCGATGGCTTTAGAGCTGACTACCTCCAGAGAGGACTGACTCCGACCATACAGAGGATGGCGGAGAACGGAGTTCACTCTCCCTTCATGATGTCCTCCTTCCCCACTGTCACCTTCTCCAACCACTATAGCATAGTCACG GGCCTGTACCCAGAGAGCCATGGGATCATCAGCAACTACTTCTTCGATCCCGTGTTCCAGGCGAACTTTTCCCTCAGGA TCGTCAAGTTCAACGGCACTTGGTGGGGCGGGGAGCCAATCTGGAATACCCTAGCCAGGCAT GGGAAGAAAAGCGCCACCTTTTTCTGGCCTGGTTCAGATGCCGACATCCAGGGAATGCATCCCACTTACTGGCGCAAGTACGAGAGGAGCGTTCCCTACCGGAACCGAGTTCAACAA GTCTTGGAATGGTTGTCCCTAACAGCTGACGAAAGACCCGCCTGGGTGTGTCTTTACCTTAACGAACCAGATCATGAGGGTCACGCTACGGGACCATACTCGCCACAG CTAAACGAGAAGCTGCAAGTTGTGGATAATGAAATTTCTAGGCTAATGAAGGGCTTGGCCGAGCGGCAGCTGGAACACTGTGTCAACATACTGGTGGTATCTGACCACGGTATGGCCCAGAGTGGGCCAGACAAGGTTATTTCTTTGGAGCGATACGTGCCGGAAATCGACATGGAAGCGGATGTGTTCTCCGGGGCTTCCCCGGGGATCAGGCTTCGCAACGACAACGAAG aaaCGAAGCTGGACATTTTGCAACGCTTGTCTTGCCAGGAGAAAATGCGCGTTTTCAGACGAGAGGACCTGCCCAAGCGACTCCACTACACGAACAACAGACGCATCAACGACCTGGTGCTTCACCTTGATCCAGGGTACAGCGTCGAAGACATCAACCCCAACAACAGGAAGAAGAGGCCTGATCACGGTTACCATGGTTATGACTACTACTTCCCGGAGATGAAC GCGCTGTTCGTGGGCTACGGACCGGACCTGCAGCATGGGCTGGAGGTAGAGCCCTTCCATAACATTGAACTATACAACCTTATGACTATCCTGACGGGGGTGGCGCCCGTCCCTAACAACGGCACTTGGGGTGCGCTCCATCACCTGCtggccaacccacctcccaaccccaccaTTGCCAAG GAGGTCCAACCCCCAGCGCTCTGCTGCTCTGGCAACGGTGCAGAGTCACAGGCCTCCGCTGACTGCGACTGTAACCTAGCAGGAGATAAG GGGTGGTTGTCGGCATTGGTCATGACGGCGTCGCAGAGAGAGGAGGCGGAGGCCCGACACCTACCATGGGGAACCCCACACTCTGCCACCCTCAAGGCTGACAtggtcctcctccatcacctcagcCACGTCACAG GGTACTCTCAACTCCTGAAGGTGCCCCTCTGGACCAGCTTCACCGTCGAAGACAAGCCCTTCGAGACGCCCCTCGCTGCCTGGTCCAGCGACCCTCGCCTGAAGCCCAGCGCCGCGCCCTCCCTCACCGACTTCAGTACACTAGCCAACTTTACCATGACGCCCCTCTTTCCTCCAT GGCTGGCGGGAAGTCCGACCTTCCTAAGGGAGCGTAACGACCCTGGGGATGGAAACCATGGGGAAGTGCCATACCTCGTGAGCAACGGTGTGGCCATGAGCAACCAGCTGGCGGAGAGGTGGCGACGTCTGGTGGAACAGATGATTCCTAGGTGGTTCGACAAGCACGGTCCCATCAACGTCGTTTTGGGCCCTGTGTACGACGCTGACGACGACTCCCATCACGACAACTTGGTCGTTCTCAG AACACCGGCGGTTCCAACTGACATGTTCGCTGTGGTGACTCGTTGCATGAAGAAGGTGACGTCGCTTGACCTGTGTCCTCACCAGAGTCTGGACGCCATCAGCTTCATCTTCCCTCAATTCCAAGCTGTCACAAACTGTTTG TCGGCTGAACGTTACGCCCAGATCTTCAGCGCTGAGGTCCGCGATGTGGAGCTTGCTACTGGACTGACCTTCTTCCCTGCACTGACGTTTCCTGACCGGGTCAGGGTCATCTTGAGGGTCCACCCTGACCTCTGGGGGAGTGACATGGCCAAGTAG